A region from the Gemmatimonadaceae bacterium genome encodes:
- a CDS encoding response regulator transcription factor has protein sequence MKILVIEDDPTVGEFVRRGLEEQRWQTDLVNNGLEGERLALAQAYDLIVLDMRLPGRNGLDVLRTLRARGFERPVLVLTAQDAVDAKVETLRAGADDYVTKPFAFEELLARAEALLRRPRALASPQLTVGDLELDQGTREVRRAGELIELTPKEFAVLEYLMRHAGRVMSRTLITEYAWGYHFDPGTNIVDVVINHLRKKIDARFDKKLITTVRGVGYMIRA, from the coding sequence ATGAAGATTCTCGTCATTGAAGACGATCCGACCGTCGGCGAGTTCGTCCGCCGCGGCCTCGAGGAGCAGCGGTGGCAGACCGATCTCGTGAACAACGGATTGGAAGGCGAACGCCTGGCACTGGCGCAGGCCTACGATCTCATCGTGCTCGATATGCGCCTCCCCGGGCGCAACGGGCTCGACGTGCTGCGCACGCTGCGGGCGCGTGGTTTCGAACGTCCGGTGCTGGTGCTCACGGCGCAGGACGCCGTCGATGCCAAGGTCGAGACGCTGCGCGCGGGCGCGGATGACTATGTCACCAAGCCGTTCGCCTTCGAAGAGTTGCTTGCACGCGCCGAGGCGTTGCTGCGCCGTCCGCGCGCGCTGGCGTCGCCGCAACTCACCGTGGGCGATCTGGAGCTCGATCAGGGCACTCGCGAAGTGCGACGCGCCGGTGAGCTGATCGAACTCACCCCCAAGGAGTTCGCCGTGCTCGAGTACCTCATGCGTCATGCCGGACGCGTGATGAGCCGGACGCTCATCACCGAGTACGCGTGGGGCTATCACTTCGATCCCGGCACCAACATCGTGGACGTGGTGATCAATCATCTGCGCAAGAAGATCGATGCCCGCTTTGACAAGAAGCTCATCACCACGGTGCGTGGGGTGGGCTACATGA